AGGGTTTGGTTGTGTTTACTTATTGAATATATGTATAatcatttaatgtttatttacatttattatcaTCAAACAACATTATTATCCATCAAATTATATCTTTGCCAAAAAAAACTTTATACCAAAGAAGATAGTTTTCTTTCctaatttaatatgaaatttccTTGTTTCTTTCCTTTATAGCTCTTGTACATGTATattcaaagtttaaaaattgTTGATTTTCTATTGATGTAgttgttaatattattaaatggaTAGTATTGGATCTTTAAAATCTCCTATGTGTTTCAATAACTTCTTTCATTTCACAAACATTTAGAATGACTGTTTTTTAGATTACAATATTATCATTCATCTTATTTATgctcatatattttatctttatttttttcttttattttcttgccCTCAAATTGTTTATTTGTATGTTTTGTTACATTGCTATTAGGATACTTATTAATTCATTACATTTAGATCCACATGAAAAACAACAACTTTGATATTAATCATACCAATATCATGTTTGTTAACTTTGAATACACCCTTATACAGTTTTTGTATGTAtcacaaacatatataatatataatcaaGTACTTGAAAAAACTTTCATGgcaaaaaatcaaattaattttaaaattttacttataatttttaaatgataagattcaattaaaatataaaatattggtaTATTTActgtattataaaaatttaattaaaaatattaaaatttataaataatttaaagtttaattaaacctttatttatttatttttataagacCAATTTCATAAAGTTTAGTTTTGCTCAAAAGAACAATCTGCTTAATGGTATGATTCACATGACATCACATATACTAGCACCCAACGAAAGAAAAGGGAAGCAAAAAAAAGTCAAACCTAATTTCAACCATGATGGTTTAAGGAAAATCAAAGGGTGGAAAATGAGTATCCCAGACTAGGAAATATCGTGGGAATCAATGCGATGCGATCCACCCTATTCGTATACAACTCCGAACCCGAATTCTCCGCATGACGTGGTTGTTGTTGAACAGAAGATCCAGATCCTCCCAGAACCACGTGCACGCACAATGAGCCCAAGTGGAGAGCCACTGATCACATCTCTGTAGTAATCCAACGGTTAAAGAGGATCAGCATGAAGAAAAAGACCTAATTTTTCTTGCATTGCAACCTATCCAATGAAaacagaaagaagaaagaactaTGTGCACTCATAATGGGTCCAAGCCCAAGCCACTGATCACATCAATTGTACTAATCCAACGGATGGAAAGGGTCAGCACGAAGAAAGAAACCTAGGTTTGCTTGCACTGGAATCTACCATATGAAAACAGAATGAAGAAAGAAAGGCGCAAGATTATTATCATACGCCAGGAGGGATGAGGCGATAAAAGAAAGAGGCGCACGGTGCTATCTTGCGCCCACGTTGTCCAAACCTGTTTGTGTGTGCTTTCATTCTCTCGCTTGCACCACATCTCTCTCTGCCTCCTCTCTCTGCGTCTAAGATTTCAATACTCGTGAGAAAACTACTAACAcgaacaagaacaagaacaagacGAAAGAAAACGAAACAATGAAGCAAGCTTCGGCCGAGGCAGTTCCTTCCCTATCTTCTACGCCGTCGTTCACGGAGGCGGCAACATCGTCGTCATCCTCCGCCGCTGCGGCGGAGGACCTGGCAGTGGGGTCGCGGGACGGTGGCGGCGGGGCTCAGGAGACGGTGGCGGTGGATCGGCGAGGCGAGTACTCCGCCGTGTGTCGATGGACGGTGCACAATTTCCCGAGAATAAAGGCTAGGGCACTGTGGAGCAAATACTTCGAGGTAGGCGGTTACGATTGTCGGTTGCTAATATATCCTAAGGGTGACTCACAGGCGCTTCCTGGGTACATCTCCATCTACCTCCAAATCATGGACCCTCGCGGTACCTCCTCTTCCAAATGGGACTGTTTCGCGAGTTATCGGTTGGCAATCGCGAACGTAGCCGACGATTCCAAAACCATTCACCGAGATTCCTGGCACCGATTCTCCAGTAAGAAGAAATCACACGGTTGGTGTGATTTCACACCCTCTTCCACCGTTTTCGACCCCAAATTGGGATACCTCTTCAATACGGATTCCGTTTTGATCACTGCGGATATTCTCATTCTCAATGAGTCCGTTAATTTCACGCGGGACAACAATGAGTTGCAGTCCTCATCTTCGTCCTCGTCTTCGACAAGTTCCTCCGTTGTTGCAGGTCCCGTGTCTGATGTGTTGAGTGGTAAGTTCACTTGGAAAGTGCATAATTTCAGTCTGTTTAAGGAGATGATCAAGACACAGAAAATAATGAGCCCGGTGTTTCCTTCGGGGGAATGTAATTTGAGAATAAGTGTGTACCAGAGCTCTGTGAATGGGGTTGAGTATTTGTCTATGTGTCTGGAGAGCAAGGACACGGATAAGACTGTGGTGTTATCTGATAGGAGTTGTTGGTGTTTGTTTAGGATGTCTGTGTTGAACCAGAGGCCTGGTTCCAATCACATGCATAGGGATTCTTATGGCCGGTTTGCGGCTGATAATAAGAGCGGTGACAATACCAGCTTGGGATGGAATGATTACATGAAAATGTCGGATTTTATCGGTGTGGATTCGGGGTTTTTGGTGGATGACACCGCTGTTTTTAGCACCTCATTTCATGTGATCAAGGAGTTTAGCAGCTTCTCCAAGAATGGTTCTGTGATTGCCGGGAGAAGTGGGAGTGGTGCTAGGAAGTCTGATGGGCATATTGGAAAGTTCACTTGGAGAATTGAGAATTTTACTAGATTGAAGGATTTGCTAAAGAAGAGGAAAATCACGGGTCTGTGCATCAAGAGCCGGAGGTTTCAGATTGGTAATAGGGATTGTCGACTTATTGTTTACCCTCGAGGTGTGCAATACTTTTGCTGTGCAaatctattttcattttctgtgaACCACTTTCTTAGGCCTATTAAATATTTGCGGTATTGTTTGTGAGTCAAAACTCCATTAGATGTGATATTGTACGCATTTTAGTGCAATTATTGCCTATATTGGTAGAATTGAAAGGGCATTCTTGCTGCAGTTTTATCAGCTATTCTGTCTTTGAAATTTTCATTGTATCTGATATTTCATGCTTGTAGTTGCATATCTACTGGTACCACCATTAGCTTAATTGATAATCCAGATATTGGGTTTTGATGTGTGAATATAATAGTCACTGAGTATATTTAAATGTAGCGAATACTTTTAGATTTTGATAAAAGATGGAGTCTGATGAATTTTTATGTGATTTTGATGCTATCAGGGCAGTCTCAGCCACCATGTCACCTTTCAGTGTTTCTTGAAGTTACAGATTCAAGAAATACTTCCAGTGATTGGAGTTGTTTTGTTAGTCATCGTTTATCAGTTGTGAACCAGAAGATGGAGGATAAATCTGTCACCAAGGAATCTCAGAACCGCTACTCAAAAGCTGCAAAGGATTGGGGTTGGCGTGAATTTGTGACACTCACCAGTCTCTTTGATCAAGATTCAGGTTTTCTTGTCCAGGACACTGTCATATTCTCTGCTGAGGTTCTTATATTGAAGGAGACATCAATAATGCAGGATTTTACTGAGCATGATTCTGAGTTGAGCAGCAGTGGCTCTCCTCTGGATAATTCTGGCAAAAGAAGTTCATTTACATGGAAAGTTGAGAATTTCTTGTCTTTCAAGGAAATAATGGAGACACGAAAAATCTTCAGTAAATTCTTTCAAGCTGGTGGATGTGAACTTCGAATTGGTAGATGTTCTTGCATAAATTATCTTCTGCATTTTATTCACTGGTAGTAGTAGCAGTAGTaaacttttatgtttttattctttgatTAAGCTTACTTTTCCATGACCCAGGTGTATATGAGTCGTTTGACACgatatgtatttatttagagAGCGATCAGGCTGTTGGTAGTGATCCCGATAAAAATTTCTGGGTGAGATACAGGATGGCTGTTGTGAATCAAAAGAACCCAGCCAAGACAGTGTGGAAAGAATCCTCTATCTGCACAAAGACGTGGAATAATTCTGTTTTACAATTCATGAAGGTGTCTGATATGTTAGAAGTGGATGCAGGATTTCTTGTACGTGACACTGTTGTTTTTGTATGTGAAATATTGGATTGCTGTCCTTGGTTTGAGTTTTCCGATTTAGAGGTAAGTCCTTATGGATTGCTTGTCTCCGTGTTACATTGTACTTACAAATATCATTTGATAGAGACCAAATATTCTTGCCCCATGTTTTAAGACTTTCCTCCTACCATCATAGGATGACCTATTCTTGACTTTAGAGATGAGACTACATGTAATCCTGTATTCATAGTTATTGATTTGAACTGGCTCTTCTGCCTCTGACATGTCactaatttaacatataatatctttttttatgaCTCATTTTTAATGTAAGATCGGAACAAGCCAGTTAGGAAATATGGCCTCTTCCTTGGAACTTTTGCTTGTGATTAGCTGATAAGATGCATGGAACAAGCTGATAAGTCACGAGTTACAGAAGTTGATTAATGCTTCAGTTCATAATTTTGCATCCCTTGAACTTCTTATTGTACAATAAAAATTTGTAAGCAGATTTCTATCCCATACCTGAGCCATATGATATGTTATGATTATGTCTTatgtgaaagataaaaatgGTTATATGTATTACATCTCAGCTTCTCACATGTTGTAAAATCGGGATTTTGTTATGGATTCTATAATACCTACTTGTTGTATTAAATTTTGGTTGCTCTTATCATACGGTTGCAGACACATCATCTGATATTTTCTTCAATATTCAGGTTTTAGCATCAGAGGATGATCAAGATGCATTGACAACTGACCCTGATGAGCTCATTGACTCTGAAGACAGTGAAGGGATAAGTGGAGATGAGGAAGATATTTTCAGAAATCTTCTTTCTAGAGCTGGATTCCATTTAACATATGGAGATAATCCTTCTCAGCCACAAGTTACTTTAAGGGAGAAACTTCTAATGGATGCTGGTGCAATTGCAGGGTTTCTTACTGGTCTTCGAGTCTATCTTGATGATCCTGCAAAAGTGAAGCGCCTGCTTCTACCTACCAAGCTGTCTGGTAGTTGTGATGGGAAGAAGGCCACCAAAGCTGATGAATCTTCCCCAAGTTTGATGAATTTGCTGATGGGAGTTAAAGTCTTGCAGCAAGCTATCATAGATTTACTATTAGATATAATGGTCGAGTGCTGTCAACCTTCTGAAGTAGGTCCTGTTGCTGATTCTGTTGATGCATGTTCTAAACCTTCTTCAGATGGAAGTGGAGCTGCTACTCCTCTTGAGTGTGAAAGAGAAAGTGGAACAATGGAGTCTGCACGAGTTCCTGGTAATGAGAGACTGGATTCTGTTGTTGAAGAAAGCAGTAATACATCTGCTGTGCAGAGTTCTGATTTAAAAGGGAATGGTATTCAGGAAAAAGCTGTTCCTGGACATCCTATTTGTCCACCAGAGACATCTGCCACCGCATCAGAAAGTGCATCATTTCGGTCAAaggtacaattttttttaatgttcattGGAGGTGTATTTTGCTACACATATCTCTAGTTTTGATTGtatgaatttgaaatttcagACCAAGTGGCCAGAACAGTCTGAGGAGCTTTTAGGTTTAATTGTAAACTCACTAAGAGCTTTGGATGGGGCTGTTCCTCA
This Vigna angularis cultivar LongXiaoDou No.4 chromosome 4, ASM1680809v1, whole genome shotgun sequence DNA region includes the following protein-coding sequences:
- the LOC108331487 gene encoding uncharacterized protein LOC108331487, whose translation is MKQASAEAVPSLSSTPSFTEAATSSSSSAAAAEDLAVGSRDGGGGAQETVAVDRRGEYSAVCRWTVHNFPRIKARALWSKYFEVGGYDCRLLIYPKGDSQALPGYISIYLQIMDPRGTSSSKWDCFASYRLAIANVADDSKTIHRDSWHRFSSKKKSHGWCDFTPSSTVFDPKLGYLFNTDSVLITADILILNESVNFTRDNNELQSSSSSSSSTSSSVVAGPVSDVLSGKFTWKVHNFSLFKEMIKTQKIMSPVFPSGECNLRISVYQSSVNGVEYLSMCLESKDTDKTVVLSDRSCWCLFRMSVLNQRPGSNHMHRDSYGRFAADNKSGDNTSLGWNDYMKMSDFIGVDSGFLVDDTAVFSTSFHVIKEFSSFSKNGSVIAGRSGSGARKSDGHIGKFTWRIENFTRLKDLLKKRKITGLCIKSRRFQIGNRDCRLIVYPRGQSQPPCHLSVFLEVTDSRNTSSDWSCFVSHRLSVVNQKMEDKSVTKESQNRYSKAAKDWGWREFVTLTSLFDQDSGFLVQDTVIFSAEVLILKETSIMQDFTEHDSELSSSGSPLDNSGKRSSFTWKVENFLSFKEIMETRKIFSKFFQAGGCELRIGVYESFDTICIYLESDQAVGSDPDKNFWVRYRMAVVNQKNPAKTVWKESSICTKTWNNSVLQFMKVSDMLEVDAGFLVRDTVVFVCEILDCCPWFEFSDLEVLASEDDQDALTTDPDELIDSEDSEGISGDEEDIFRNLLSRAGFHLTYGDNPSQPQVTLREKLLMDAGAIAGFLTGLRVYLDDPAKVKRLLLPTKLSGSCDGKKATKADESSPSLMNLLMGVKVLQQAIIDLLLDIMVECCQPSEVGPVADSVDACSKPSSDGSGAATPLECERESGTMESARVPGNERLDSVVEESSNTSAVQSSDLKGNGIQEKAVPGHPICPPETSATASESASFRSKTKWPEQSEELLGLIVNSLRALDGAVPQGCPEPRRRPQSAQKITLVLDKAPKHLQADLVALVPKLVEQSEHPLAAYALLERLQKTDAEPTLRIPVFGALSQLECGSEVWERILFQSFELLNDSNDEPLATTIDFIFKAASQCQHLPEAVRSVRVRLKNLGLEVSPCVLDFLSKTINSWGDVAETILRDIDCDDDYGDNCSALPCGIFLFGEHGTSPSGLHVIDEQAYQASRHFSDIYILFEMLSIPCLVAEASQTFERAVARGAISAQSVALVLQSRLSQSLSNNGRYVSENFQHTDGSTEGDACEQLGVQRDDYTSVLGLAENLALSIDPCVKEFVKLLYMIMFRWFANESYRGRMLKRLVDRATSNTDSGREVDFDLDILVTLVCEEQEFIRPVLSMMREVAELANVDRAALWHQLCASEDEIIRIREESKTEISNMAKEKANISQKLSESEVTNNRLKSEMRAEMDRFSREKKELAEQAQEVESQLEWLRSERDDEIAKLSAEKKALHDRLHDAETQLSQLKSRKRDELKKVVKEKNALAERLKNAEAARKRFDEELKRFATENVTREEIRQSLEDEVRRLTQTVGQTEGEKREKEEQVARCEAYIDGMESKLQACQQYIHTLEASLQEEMSRHAPLYGAGLEALSLKELETLSRIHEDGLRQIHAIQQRKGSPAGSPLVSPHALPHTHGLYPAASLPMAVGLPPSIIPNGVGIHSNGHVNGAVGPWFNHS